One window of Alteromonas sp. LMIT006 genomic DNA carries:
- a CDS encoding fatty acid desaturase, whose translation MRDKLREQTKVIIQAIRSEEQMLRDKYAFLSHQNTIGMLILLFSASTMIGLGSLYYYEILPAWLVILLIAMVASISHELEHDLIHRQYFSKMPLIHNFMMLMVWLMRPNTVNPWFRRHMHLHHHQVSGTEQDLEERLVGNGIKNPLKRLIVIMDGLLGLVMFRKVYEKEIKGFSFGKVFHAAFPVATCYFVVLYTMIGYHGLGLFLPIETYLPVIFSPVIHVFEFLMVVLVIPNIIRSTSLNFVTSSMHYYGGVSHLHQQTHIITSKWFMPFHLFCFNFGKTHTIHHFVPNQPFYIRQWISHKVNKVMKQQGVRFNDFESVKNANAFPG comes from the coding sequence ATGCGCGATAAACTCAGAGAACAAACAAAAGTCATTATTCAAGCAATACGTTCTGAAGAGCAGATGTTGCGTGATAAATATGCGTTTTTGTCTCATCAAAATACCATTGGGATGCTGATTCTTTTATTTTCAGCCAGTACCATGATTGGGCTTGGCAGTCTGTATTATTATGAGATTTTGCCTGCTTGGTTGGTTATTCTCTTGATTGCGATGGTTGCCTCCATTTCCCATGAATTGGAGCATGACCTCATTCATCGCCAATACTTTAGCAAGATGCCTTTGATCCATAATTTTATGATGCTCATGGTCTGGTTAATGCGACCCAATACAGTCAACCCTTGGTTTAGACGTCATATGCACCTGCATCATCATCAAGTTTCTGGAACCGAACAGGATTTAGAAGAGCGCCTAGTGGGTAACGGCATCAAAAATCCTTTGAAACGTTTGATAGTGATTATGGATGGTCTTCTTGGACTCGTTATGTTTCGCAAAGTATACGAGAAAGAAATCAAAGGCTTTAGTTTTGGTAAAGTGTTCCACGCTGCTTTTCCAGTCGCGACCTGTTATTTTGTCGTGCTCTATACCATGATTGGATACCACGGACTTGGTTTATTTTTGCCAATCGAGACTTACCTACCTGTAATATTCAGTCCTGTAATACATGTGTTTGAGTTTTTGATGGTGGTTTTGGTTATTCCAAATATTATTCGTTCAACGTCTCTGAATTTTGTCACTTCATCGATGCATTACTACGGTGGAGTGAGTCATTTACATCAACAAACACATATCATAACGAGTAAGTGGTTTATGCCTTTTCACCTATTCTGTTTTAATTTTGGCAAAACCCATACGATCCATCACTTTGTGCCTAACCAGCCATTTTATATACGTCAATGGATCAGCCACAAGGTGAATAAAGTCATGAAACAACAAGGCGTGCGATTTAACGACTTTGAAAGTGTAAAAAACGCGAACGCATTCCCTGGATAG
- a CDS encoding ATP-binding protein, which produces MSSFDGPKFKEAVYIESELEEYADNPLIAALPPIMSPIEVVQQLSRRPTFKKEEIELGGHIRVHAISRLTRSFFVPQTVHLLLEQKLSQLIRKSYLGRNPKHAAFKQKLNEVKNIITNQDLTTYVHDVVDSTASSMAISGISGAGKSTATNNLLNTYDRVLYHPEYHILQVPWIKVDCPYDGSLAEFCESFFIALDKRLNTNYRKKYTSGKPRIGQMIANVANLCLIHAVGLVVIDEFQHMNLAKSGGEKKMINFLVTLVNVVEVSIVLIGTPTALKLFASEFRQARRASGEGSIVWDRLPLDENWDDFVKELWQYQWLKSPGKLDEVMINELYEISQGVPDILVKLFCLAQARAILLANSPEDECLSVELLRDVFEEELSIVKPMLDALNSKDRTVLEQCSDIVIPKIEGALLNTFDHLKAVPLNKKANIELGEASQSEVANSAIQTLMAMGINEDIVRPLVLESVNNNPEVTLIQIIHHATSSLSGLNEAPTKKIQKSTPKYVSKKAWGRLDDHDLRKLHASKSGTMYEQLCDEGFIFPVQNLMAS; this is translated from the coding sequence ATGAGTAGTTTTGACGGTCCGAAATTTAAAGAAGCTGTGTATATTGAGTCAGAGTTAGAAGAATACGCTGATAACCCTTTAATCGCGGCATTACCACCGATTATGAGTCCAATTGAAGTTGTTCAGCAACTCAGCCGCAGACCGACTTTCAAAAAAGAAGAAATAGAGCTGGGCGGTCACATACGAGTTCACGCCATTAGCCGTTTGACTCGTAGCTTTTTTGTACCTCAAACAGTTCATCTACTACTTGAACAAAAATTGTCTCAGCTAATAAGAAAAAGTTATCTCGGCAGAAATCCAAAACACGCAGCATTTAAACAAAAGCTTAATGAAGTTAAAAACATAATTACTAATCAAGACTTAACGACATATGTACATGATGTTGTTGATTCAACAGCGTCATCAATGGCGATATCTGGTATTTCAGGTGCAGGTAAATCGACAGCTACAAATAATCTACTTAACACTTATGACAGAGTACTGTATCACCCAGAATACCATATTTTACAAGTGCCGTGGATAAAGGTTGACTGCCCTTATGATGGTTCATTGGCTGAGTTTTGCGAAAGCTTTTTCATTGCACTAGATAAACGTTTAAATACTAACTACCGCAAAAAATATACATCTGGCAAACCCAGAATTGGTCAAATGATAGCCAATGTCGCCAACCTATGTTTGATTCATGCCGTCGGTTTAGTTGTAATTGACGAGTTTCAGCACATGAATTTGGCTAAGAGCGGTGGCGAAAAGAAAATGATTAATTTTCTGGTGACGCTCGTAAATGTTGTTGAAGTGTCAATTGTACTAATTGGTACTCCAACTGCTTTAAAGCTATTTGCTTCGGAATTCCGTCAAGCGAGGCGAGCATCAGGTGAAGGTAGTATTGTTTGGGATCGATTACCACTAGATGAAAACTGGGATGATTTTGTCAAAGAACTGTGGCAATACCAATGGCTCAAATCGCCCGGAAAGTTAGACGAAGTGATGATCAATGAGCTTTATGAGATATCACAGGGAGTACCTGATATTTTAGTCAAGCTATTTTGCTTAGCTCAAGCAAGGGCTATTCTGTTGGCTAATTCACCAGAAGATGAATGCCTTTCTGTTGAATTACTAAGAGATGTATTTGAGGAAGAGCTTTCAATAGTAAAACCGATGCTCGATGCTTTAAACAGTAAAGATAGAACTGTACTTGAGCAGTGCAGTGATATCGTAATTCCTAAAATTGAGGGGGCACTATTAAATACATTTGATCACCTCAAAGCTGTCCCATTAAATAAAAAGGCTAATATTGAGCTTGGCGAAGCATCTCAATCCGAGGTAGCAAATTCGGCCATACAAACTCTAATGGCTATGGGTATTAACGAAGATATTGTTAGGCCACTGGTATTAGAGAGCGTTAATAACAACCCAGAAGTGACACTAATTCAAATTATTCACCATGCCACTTCTTCATTAAGCGGGTTAAATGAGGCTCCTACAAAGAAAATCCAAAAATCGACACCTAAATATGTAAGTAAAAAAGCGTGGGGAAGACTGGATGATCATGATTTAAGAAAACTACATGCCAGTAAATCAGGAACCATGTATGAGCAGCTATGTGATGAAGGTTTTATTTTTCCAGTACAGAATTTAATGGCGAGTTAA
- a CDS encoding HAMP domain-containing sensor histidine kinase, which produces MTRLLHVLLVFFIFVLPGFNATSATLIILERSGTSSFTQELNHQLKQALFNTPVYISFVDTFYSSLSVSERSNVFPLYNKAVMLIAGIDESTPITRIISQGSSAGIFLEQYPDFFPAAERLFTHILWTPKTGQRIPSDINLRDSIKHISLLFPNKSHLLLVGNYNGFSSYLTERLLENQSESNLKLIKTDYQESVILDSTPPSFIKGTVALLTHPPQSQQEQAAFNWLKANHIPVLFLFSSEFDLIKYKNVGGLVVSPFKLGSLIEKIVNNDVLTKDDMEVTVALYHNYALAHYGLDPASFSEDYQIVGRIEYSYEEIQYMMIIGLLIFTLFLIILLIMNNKNRQLLNERARNAEHANRQKDKLMANISHELRTPLNAIHLAFEVLTDHSLEKSDTVIDAGKRATKHLKNIINTILEYQKSSNHETLILLDWFNTDELKHAIQIHQYHAQKKALQFAIKGMDKLPNDVKTDKKLLLQIVHNVLSNALKFTERGSITVSCKYTHSHLDIGKA; this is translated from the coding sequence ATGACACGTTTACTGCACGTTCTTTTGGTCTTTTTTATTTTTGTGTTGCCGGGATTTAATGCAACTTCTGCGACGCTTATTATTCTTGAGCGTTCAGGCACATCTTCCTTTACCCAAGAGCTTAACCATCAATTAAAACAAGCGTTGTTTAATACGCCTGTTTACATTAGTTTTGTGGATACCTTTTATTCTTCACTGTCGGTAAGCGAAAGATCAAATGTCTTTCCACTTTATAACAAAGCGGTGATGCTCATCGCTGGGATTGATGAAAGCACACCCATCACCCGTATCATTAGTCAAGGTTCGTCAGCGGGAATATTCTTAGAACAATATCCTGATTTTTTTCCTGCTGCAGAACGTTTATTTACCCATATTTTGTGGACACCCAAGACTGGACAAAGAATACCATCCGATATCAATCTACGCGACTCGATTAAACACATTTCTCTGCTTTTTCCAAACAAATCACATTTGCTATTGGTAGGTAATTACAATGGTTTTTCCAGTTATTTAACTGAGCGTTTACTAGAAAATCAAAGCGAATCGAATTTAAAATTGATTAAAACCGATTACCAGGAATCTGTCATTTTGGACAGTACACCTCCCTCATTCATAAAGGGGACAGTGGCATTACTGACTCATCCACCGCAATCACAACAAGAACAAGCTGCGTTCAACTGGCTTAAAGCCAATCACATCCCCGTGTTGTTTCTGTTCAGTAGTGAGTTCGACCTTATCAAGTATAAAAATGTCGGTGGCTTAGTCGTTTCTCCGTTCAAATTAGGCTCACTGATAGAAAAAATCGTTAACAATGATGTACTCACAAAGGACGATATGGAAGTTACTGTTGCCTTGTATCACAATTACGCTCTGGCACACTATGGACTGGACCCCGCAAGCTTTAGTGAAGATTACCAAATTGTAGGGCGTATCGAATATTCTTATGAAGAAATCCAATATATGATGATTATTGGATTGCTTATCTTTACTCTATTTTTGATTATTTTACTGATAATGAATAACAAAAATCGTCAGTTGCTCAATGAGCGTGCACGTAATGCAGAACACGCGAATCGCCAGAAAGACAAATTGATGGCCAACATTTCACATGAATTACGTACCCCCTTAAACGCTATTCACCTAGCCTTTGAAGTGCTCACAGACCACTCTTTAGAGAAGTCTGATACAGTGATTGACGCTGGAAAACGCGCCACAAAGCATCTTAAAAACATCATCAATACAATACTGGAATATCAAAAGTCTTCGAATCATGAAACATTGATTTTGTTGGACTGGTTTAACACTGACGAGCTCAAACACGCTATACAAATTCATCAATATCACGCGCAAAAGAAAGCGCTACAATTTGCTATCAAAGGTATGGATAAGCTGCCTAATGATGTAAAGACAGATAAAAAACTCTTGTTACAAATTGTGCACAATGTGTTATCCAACGCGTTAAAATTTACTGAACGTGGAAGTATTACGGTGTCCTGTAAGTATACCCACTCGCATCTAGATATTGGTAAGGCCTGA
- a CDS encoding YgiQ family radical SAM protein — MQATIKADRGLFSYPKYWAHCYGTAPFLPMSRAEMDELGWDSCDIILVTGDAYVDHPSFGMAIIGRLLEAHGFRVGIIAQPDWHSKDDFMKLGEPNLYFGVTAGNMDSMINRYTADKKLRHDDAYTPNNEGGKRPDRAVTVYTQRCKEAYKHIPVIIGGIEASLRRIGHYDYWSEKIRRSVIFDAKADLLMFGNAERPLIEVTHRLAAGEDIKDIKDVRGTAIIVKEALPGWEGVDSTSLDKPGKIDAIPSPYIMEPECPTDAETKADVTQTAQPITIAPTTKRKPWENVYVKLPAYETVRDNKVLYAHTSRIFHQETNPGCARALMQRHGDRHVWLNPPAMPLETEEMDAVFGLPYQRVPHPVYGDAKIPAYDMIKFSVNIMRGCFGGCTFCSITEHEGRIIQSRSEQSILQEIEDIRDMVPGFTGVISDLGGPTANMYRLRCKSPKAEATCRRPSCVYPSICAHMDTDHTPTINLYRKARDLPGIKKILIASGVRYDLAVEDPNYVKELAKYHVGGYLKIAPEHTEDGPLSKMMKPGMGSYYEFKRLFDKFSKEAGKEQYLIPYFIASHPGTTDEDMLELAIWLKENKFKLDQVQNFYPSPMATATTMYHTEVNSLRKVTKDSETVPSAKGEIHRRLHKAMLRYHDPKNFAQIRKALVKMGREDLIGRGPEHLVPPESRNERQQRAKPARRGGRAATKHTKAQFVTAK, encoded by the coding sequence GCGACATCATTCTCGTCACTGGTGACGCCTATGTCGATCACCCTAGCTTTGGTATGGCGATCATTGGTCGCTTGCTGGAAGCACATGGCTTTCGCGTGGGCATCATTGCGCAACCCGATTGGCACAGCAAAGACGACTTCATGAAACTCGGCGAGCCAAATCTCTATTTTGGCGTAACGGCTGGCAACATGGATTCCATGATCAATCGCTACACCGCAGACAAAAAGCTGCGCCACGACGATGCGTACACGCCCAATAATGAAGGTGGCAAGCGCCCTGATCGCGCAGTCACGGTATATACCCAGCGCTGTAAAGAAGCCTACAAACACATCCCAGTGATCATTGGTGGCATTGAAGCGAGTTTGCGTCGAATTGGTCATTATGACTATTGGTCGGAAAAAATCCGACGTTCAGTCATATTTGACGCCAAAGCAGATTTACTGATGTTTGGTAATGCTGAACGACCTCTGATTGAAGTCACTCACCGCCTGGCTGCAGGTGAGGATATCAAAGATATTAAAGACGTTCGTGGCACAGCCATTATCGTCAAAGAAGCTTTACCAGGCTGGGAAGGTGTCGATTCTACGTCTCTGGATAAGCCGGGCAAAATCGATGCTATTCCCTCTCCATATATTATGGAGCCTGAGTGCCCAACCGATGCTGAGACCAAAGCGGATGTCACGCAAACTGCACAACCTATCACGATAGCACCGACTACGAAGCGAAAACCATGGGAAAATGTCTACGTCAAATTACCCGCATACGAAACCGTTAGGGACAACAAAGTCCTCTATGCGCATACGAGCCGTATTTTTCATCAAGAAACCAACCCAGGTTGTGCTCGTGCATTGATGCAGCGTCATGGCGACCGGCATGTTTGGCTCAACCCGCCTGCCATGCCTTTGGAAACAGAAGAAATGGACGCGGTGTTTGGCCTGCCATACCAACGTGTACCGCATCCGGTATATGGTGATGCTAAGATCCCTGCATACGACATGATCAAATTCAGTGTTAATATCATGCGTGGCTGTTTTGGTGGCTGTACCTTCTGTAGTATCACTGAGCACGAAGGGCGCATTATTCAGAGTCGTTCAGAGCAATCTATCTTGCAAGAAATAGAAGACATACGTGATATGGTGCCAGGCTTCACTGGCGTCATTTCTGATTTAGGTGGTCCCACGGCCAATATGTATCGCTTGCGTTGCAAATCCCCCAAAGCCGAAGCCACTTGTCGTCGTCCATCTTGTGTTTACCCAAGTATTTGTGCACACATGGACACCGACCACACGCCAACCATTAACCTTTATCGCAAAGCCCGTGATTTGCCGGGGATTAAGAAGATCTTGATTGCGTCGGGTGTGCGCTATGACCTCGCGGTGGAAGATCCGAATTACGTCAAAGAACTCGCTAAGTATCACGTGGGTGGATATCTCAAGATCGCCCCCGAACACACAGAAGATGGTCCTCTATCTAAGATGATGAAACCGGGCATGGGTAGTTATTATGAGTTTAAACGCTTGTTCGACAAATTCTCCAAAGAAGCTGGCAAAGAGCAGTATTTGATTCCGTATTTTATTGCTTCTCACCCAGGTACAACCGATGAAGATATGCTTGAGTTAGCAATTTGGCTAAAGGAGAACAAGTTTAAACTCGACCAAGTACAAAACTTCTATCCTTCACCCATGGCAACCGCGACGACTATGTACCACACTGAAGTGAATAGCTTGCGTAAAGTGACTAAAGACTCTGAAACCGTACCAAGTGCAAAAGGTGAGATCCATCGTCGCTTACACAAAGCGATGTTGCGTTATCACGACCCCAAAAACTTCGCACAAATTCGCAAAGCCTTGGTCAAAATGGGTCGTGAAGATTTGATTGGTCGAGGACCTGAACACCTGGTCCCACCAGAATCTCGAAATGAGCGTCAACAAAGGGCGAAACCCGCAAGACGTGGCGGACGTGCGGCGACCAAACATACCAAGGCACAATTTGTTACAGCAAAATAG
- a CDS encoding IS3 family transposase (programmed frameshift), with translation MGKGIRYTDEFKQEAVNQVAVHGYAVNDVAERLGISTKTLYAWLKRFSKPTKARVEDQDLRAENARLKRELKRLEQERNLFKGSRGILCRRVKERYRFIKSRCSRYPVRVLCRVLEVHPSGYYDWLKSPISKRERADQQLAQKIKQFWIESGGFHGYRNIYMDFRDANEYCGRDRILRLMRKSGIRAQRGYKVPRGYYGGKSDIVAENKLNREFNVERPNQWWVTDITYIKTHEGFLFLAVVMDLFARNIVGWSMSDRMTEDLAMQAITAAYWRRKPQQQVSLHSDQGSQYSSRQFRKLLDAYNIVPSMSRRGNCHDNAVAESFFSNLKKEKIRRRIYQNRAEAKQAVFHYIEMVYNPTRRHTKNDRVSPNNFEREYFKRVESV, from the exons ATGGGTAAAGGTATCCGATATACAGACGAGTTTAAGCAAGAAGCAGTGAATCAAGTTGCTGTCCATGGCTACGCTGTTAACGATGTTGCAGAACGTCTCGGTATAAGCACTAAGACGCTTTATGCGTGGCTTAAAAGATTTTCAAAGCCAACTAAAGCACGAGTAGAAGACCAGGACTTACGAGCTGAAAATGCAAGGTTAAAACGTGAGTTGAAGCGCCTTGAGCAAGAAAGGAACCTGT TTAAAGGAAGCCGCGGTATTCTTTGCCGGCGAGTCAAAGAAAGATACCGGTTTATAAAGTCTCGTTGTTCACGTTATCCCGTGAGAGTTTTGTGTCGAGTGCTAGAGGTTCATCCCAGTGGTTATTATGACTGGCTTAAATCGCCAATCAGTAAGCGAGAGCGGGCAGACCAACAGCTTGCACAAAAAATTAAGCAGTTTTGGATAGAGAGCGGTGGTTTTCATGGCTACCGTAACATCTACATGGACTTTCGTGATGCCAATGAATATTGTGGCCGTGATCGGATCTTACGCTTAATGCGAAAATCAGGCATTCGTGCGCAAAGAGGGTACAAAGTGCCACGAGGTTATTACGGCGGTAAAAGTGATATTGTAGCCGAAAATAAGTTGAATCGTGAATTCAATGTTGAGCGACCTAACCAATGGTGGGTGACCGACATTACTTATATTAAAACTCATGAAGGCTTTCTTTTTCTGGCCGTCGTCATGGACTTATTCGCACGTAATATTGTTGGTTGGTCCATGAGCGATAGAATGACAGAGGACTTAGCAATGCAAGCGATTACAGCAGCATATTGGCGACGAAAGCCTCAACAGCAGGTCAGTTTGCACTCAGACCAAGGCTCTCAATATTCCAGTCGGCAATTTAGAAAGCTACTTGATGCATACAATATTGTACCCAGTATGAGTCGTCGTGGTAACTGTCATGATAATGCCGTCGCAGAGAGTTTTTTCAGCAATTTAAAGAAAGAAAAAATACGTCGTCGAATTTATCAAAACCGAGCTGAAGCTAAGCAAGCTGTGTTTCATTATATTGAGATGGTTTATAATCCCACTCGCCGACATACAAAAAATGATAGGGTATCGCCAAATAACTTTGAGCGTGAATATTTTAAACGGGTAGAAAGTGTCTAG
- a CDS encoding TnsD family Tn7-like transposition protein has product MLAYFPVPYENELLYSVIARYAVHTGQLENRQAVSRDIFGKHTAVAIPDLPSHLQVFTERVSIVWQIDVEDIIKHHTLAPIYFPFLNTQQSAQVIQSMYSEQGGSIHTRAGIAASSVRKSEYFRYCPQCYQEQKENLGEPYWSRLNQIAGVNVCIKHNCLLQASDLPLHSKQKHLYKSASLIGEIAKHESTEITDIERQLINRFETLLSNPVLSGFTEHQWSMFYLNVAKELNLSRGNQADHKKIREKFESDWGHLESKIYTLDTSDNNWLICLFRKHRKSFHPLRHLMVWCSLLPDTCNEEIFRKVSKLPKSLKVTKSQKKNTEAIEPKLLEAKRKEWLELLEKHNDLGVKQIRVASIGGALYAWLYRNDKDWLMNNKPKVVAKVENRYAPDYQAWDKDNIERLNVLLAEQNANPERNRLSKHFFIKKLPRSNSVEKHLADLPETDNWLNAHAESIEQYQSFRLSRAADKLKEQNLPVQRWRLLRISGIRKESLTSLLDQKIIELEAC; this is encoded by the coding sequence ATGTTGGCGTATTTTCCAGTACCTTATGAGAATGAACTGCTCTATAGCGTTATAGCTCGATATGCGGTTCATACTGGTCAATTAGAAAATAGGCAAGCAGTATCGAGAGACATTTTTGGCAAACATACTGCTGTTGCAATTCCAGATCTTCCCAGCCACTTACAAGTGTTTACAGAAAGAGTAAGTATCGTTTGGCAAATAGATGTGGAAGACATTATTAAGCATCATACGCTAGCGCCAATATATTTCCCCTTCTTAAATACGCAGCAATCGGCACAAGTAATTCAGTCAATGTATTCTGAGCAAGGTGGCAGTATACATACCAGAGCGGGCATAGCGGCCTCTTCTGTTCGAAAGTCTGAGTATTTTCGGTATTGTCCACAATGTTATCAGGAACAAAAAGAAAACCTTGGAGAACCATATTGGAGCCGTTTAAATCAAATCGCGGGCGTTAACGTCTGTATTAAACATAATTGCCTTTTACAAGCTTCAGACTTACCACTGCACTCTAAACAAAAGCATTTATACAAATCAGCTTCATTAATAGGTGAAATCGCTAAACATGAGAGTACAGAAATTACGGATATTGAGCGCCAATTAATAAACAGATTTGAAACGTTATTAAGTAATCCTGTTTTGTCAGGGTTTACTGAACATCAATGGAGCATGTTCTATTTGAATGTTGCCAAAGAACTTAACCTTTCCAGAGGCAACCAAGCAGATCACAAAAAAATTCGTGAAAAGTTCGAATCAGATTGGGGTCATTTAGAGTCAAAAATATATACATTAGATACAAGCGACAATAATTGGCTAATTTGCTTGTTTCGTAAACACAGAAAATCTTTTCACCCTTTAAGGCATTTAATGGTTTGGTGCTCACTGTTACCGGATACTTGTAATGAAGAAATATTCCGCAAAGTATCAAAACTTCCCAAATCGTTGAAAGTGACAAAATCACAAAAGAAAAATACTGAGGCTATAGAACCAAAGTTATTAGAAGCTAAAAGAAAAGAGTGGCTTGAATTACTGGAGAAACATAATGATCTCGGAGTTAAGCAGATAAGGGTAGCTAGTATAGGAGGCGCATTATACGCTTGGCTTTACCGAAACGATAAAGACTGGCTTATGAATAACAAACCTAAAGTTGTTGCCAAAGTTGAAAATAGGTATGCGCCAGACTACCAAGCATGGGACAAAGATAATATTGAACGACTTAACGTCTTATTAGCTGAACAAAACGCCAATCCTGAACGCAATCGGCTAAGTAAACATTTTTTCATTAAAAAATTACCCCGCTCAAACTCTGTAGAAAAACATCTAGCAGACTTGCCTGAAACTGATAATTGGCTTAATGCACATGCTGAAAGCATTGAACAGTATCAATCTTTTCGTCTATCTAGAGCGGCTGACAAGCTAAAAGAACAAAATCTACCAGTGCAAAGGTGGCGACTTCTAAGAATATCGGGAATTCGAAAAGAAAGTCTAACATCCTTACTAGACCAGAAAATAATTGAGCTTGAAGCCTGTTAA